From a region of the Methanolobus tindarius DSM 2278 genome:
- a CDS encoding dihydrolipoyl dehydrogenase family protein, whose product MIMDMDYDAFIVGTGVAGSSLAYKLKTAGMKVAIADKAGFGGICAFHGCIPKKILSGAAEIVDSGRRMHDKGVNCNPKLQWSDIIRFKDELVHSYTAPKEAAFKKAGIDTYHGTVSFHDHNTLLVGEKLLSAKYILLAVGATSRKIDITGAEYLTTSDEFLDLESLSEKIIFAGGGYISFEFAHIAARAGADVTILHRGENLLKNFDQDLVNILVDASEKVGIKVITGQELREIRKHLNKTENIKNTKNIENTESNDINSKLELVTFDKKSKKEVTHKCDMVVHGLGRVPDIEGLETEKGGVKLEHGAIAVNEYLQSISNPAVYAAGDCILPGPALTPTASLQANVVASNIIDGNKHTADYTGIASAVFTIPTLAAVGLSQKNLTEKHKVLSSDLSKFYSARRTNLGYSYSKVIIEKDTEKIVGAHLIGPAADDVINIFTLAIKAGLTLSDVREAMYAYPASSYDVKYMLR is encoded by the coding sequence ATGATAATGGACATGGATTACGATGCTTTTATAGTTGGTACCGGAGTTGCAGGCTCTTCACTCGCATACAAACTTAAGACGGCAGGGATGAAAGTTGCCATTGCAGATAAAGCAGGCTTTGGCGGCATATGTGCTTTTCACGGATGTATTCCAAAGAAGATACTCAGCGGCGCAGCCGAAATCGTAGACAGTGGAAGACGCATGCACGATAAAGGTGTTAACTGTAACCCTAAACTTCAGTGGAGTGACATAATCCGTTTCAAGGATGAGCTTGTCCATTCATATACCGCTCCTAAAGAAGCAGCTTTCAAAAAGGCAGGTATTGATACATATCATGGCACGGTAAGCTTCCATGACCACAATACCTTACTTGTGGGTGAAAAACTCCTGTCTGCAAAGTATATATTGCTGGCAGTCGGTGCAACCTCAAGAAAAATAGACATTACCGGTGCAGAATACCTGACCACAAGTGATGAGTTTCTTGACCTGGAATCTTTGTCTGAAAAAATAATCTTTGCCGGAGGAGGATATATTTCATTTGAATTTGCACACATAGCTGCAAGAGCAGGGGCAGATGTAACTATACTTCACAGAGGAGAAAATCTGCTCAAGAACTTCGATCAGGATCTTGTCAACATATTGGTGGATGCATCAGAAAAAGTTGGTATTAAAGTAATAACCGGACAGGAACTCAGGGAGATCAGAAAACATCTAAACAAAACTGAAAATATTAAAAATACTAAAAATATTGAAAATACTGAATCAAACGATATTAATTCCAAACTGGAACTGGTCACCTTTGATAAAAAATCCAAAAAAGAAGTCACTCACAAATGCGACATGGTGGTCCATGGCCTTGGACGGGTTCCTGACATTGAAGGACTTGAAACTGAAAAAGGCGGCGTGAAACTTGAACATGGTGCAATTGCAGTGAATGAGTACCTGCAGAGTATTTCAAATCCAGCAGTTTATGCTGCAGGAGATTGTATTCTACCCGGACCTGCGCTGACCCCTACTGCAAGTCTTCAGGCAAATGTGGTTGCTTCTAACATAATAGACGGCAACAAACATACAGCAGACTATACAGGCATTGCATCTGCCGTTTTTACAATTCCAACTCTTGCAGCAGTTGGGTTGTCACAGAAGAATCTCACAGAAAAACATAAAGTACTCTCCAGCGATCTCAGCAAATTCTATTCTGCAAGAAGGACAAATCTGGGATACTCTTATTCCAAAGTAATTATTGAGAAGGATACGGAAAAGATAGTTGGCGCACATCTTATCGGACCTGCGGCAGATGATGTCATTAATATCTTTACACTGGCAATTAAAGCAGGACTTACACTTTCAGATGTCAGAGAAGCAATGTATGCATATCCTGCCAGCAGTTATGATGTGAAATACATGCTCAGATGA
- a CDS encoding Hsp20/alpha crystallin family protein: protein MADKRKKRGFFDDIFNEGSFTDIEDIIDQMMEKFGLNFEDFEKQPFFYGFSVSRHPGEEPEIREFGNIFSDDEDEDDDEESIIQQFKVNERKPLMDVFEIDDKVHVMIELQDVRKEDINLNVTETSLEISAENEDVVYEESIDLPSSVDPDSAKARYHNGVLEVIMEMKELGISRSVHID, encoded by the coding sequence ATGGCTGATAAAAGAAAAAAGAGAGGTTTTTTTGACGATATCTTTAACGAAGGCAGTTTTACCGATATAGAAGACATCATCGATCAGATGATGGAAAAGTTCGGTCTTAACTTCGAAGATTTTGAAAAGCAGCCCTTCTTCTATGGTTTTTCAGTATCCCGTCATCCTGGTGAGGAGCCTGAGATCAGGGAATTTGGAAACATCTTCTCAGATGATGAAGATGAGGACGATGATGAAGAATCCATTATTCAGCAGTTTAAGGTAAATGAAAGAAAGCCACTCATGGACGTATTTGAGATAGACGATAAAGTACATGTCATGATTGAGCTTCAGGATGTTAGAAAAGAGGATATCAATCTTAATGTTACTGAAACATCACTTGAGATCAGTGCGGAAAACGAAGATGTGGTGTATGAAGAAAGTATAGATCTTCCTTCAAGTGTTGATCCTGACTCTGCAAAAGCAAGATATCATAATGGTGTCCTTGAAGTAATAATGGAAATGAAAGAACTGGGCATTTCCCGCTCTGTGCATATTGATTAA
- a CDS encoding MM0924 family protein — MEDKSKIQPFIVEHLLGKDVIVYCGGILTFRGNVKACSDGVLTLEITKDRYSHVSVDSIITIKYDEDS; from the coding sequence ATGGAAGACAAATCAAAAATTCAACCTTTTATTGTCGAACATTTACTTGGGAAAGATGTCATAGTATATTGTGGCGGCATTCTCACATTCCGTGGAAATGTTAAAGCATGTAGTGACGGAGTCCTTACCCTTGAGATAACTAAAGACCGGTATTCCCATGTTTCTGTGGACAGTATAATTACAATAAAGTACGATGAAGATTCCTGA
- a CDS encoding MFS transporter yields the protein MPDENKDKISLYPLLMVNFIGTMGVSLVLPFLIFLVERFGGNALVYGLLSSMYPFFQLIGSPLLGKWSDIYGRKKVLFVSQAGTLFSWILFFIALFVPVIILTNVDSDLLGKFMITIPLLILFFARGLDGLTGGNVSVSNAYIADISTDSDRSSNFGKLSVSTNLGFILGPALAGLLSVTIYGEALPVMAAILIALAGLIMIALYIPETRSNMQDTNNSNVTFNPESIGGNNVSENHKQGIRDVWKMQSLRLMFIIYFLLFLGFNTFYTAFPVHAANYLQWSIAELGFFFSFLSIVLVIVEGPVLSYVSKRARDSTMIFGGSFILGLNFVVLLLGNTFFTYVAAVLLALGNGLMWPSIQSMLARLAGKDNQGLVQGVSGSVMSFAGIFGLIGGGFIYELVGIWSFLLTAAIIACVVILSTRLRSFDAPAIQE from the coding sequence ATGCCGGATGAGAATAAAGACAAAATATCTCTGTATCCTCTTCTCATGGTGAATTTTATTGGTACCATGGGGGTAAGTCTAGTTCTTCCCTTCCTTATTTTTCTGGTTGAAAGATTTGGAGGTAATGCTCTGGTATATGGCCTTCTTTCTTCAATGTATCCGTTTTTTCAATTGATAGGTTCGCCTCTTCTTGGTAAATGGTCTGATATTTACGGCAGGAAAAAAGTTCTGTTTGTCAGCCAGGCGGGAACCCTGTTCTCGTGGATATTGTTTTTCATTGCACTTTTTGTGCCGGTAATAATACTGACTAACGTTGACTCGGATCTTCTTGGAAAATTCATGATTACCATACCTCTGCTTATACTCTTTTTTGCAAGAGGTCTGGATGGTCTGACCGGTGGCAACGTTTCCGTGTCAAACGCCTATATTGCCGATATCAGTACTGATAGCGACCGCAGCAGTAATTTCGGCAAACTGTCGGTTTCTACAAATCTTGGTTTTATTCTGGGTCCGGCGCTTGCAGGTCTTTTGAGCGTGACGATATATGGTGAAGCTCTCCCGGTTATGGCTGCAATTTTAATAGCTCTTGCAGGACTGATAATGATAGCGCTGTATATTCCGGAAACACGTAGCAATATGCAGGATACAAACAACAGTAATGTAACTTTCAATCCTGAATCAATTGGTGGGAATAATGTAAGTGAAAATCATAAACAAGGCATCAGGGATGTCTGGAAAATGCAGTCTCTACGCTTGATGTTCATAATTTATTTCCTGCTCTTTCTGGGCTTCAATACCTTTTATACTGCATTCCCTGTCCATGCGGCAAATTATCTTCAATGGAGTATTGCAGAGCTGGGTTTCTTTTTTTCATTCCTGAGTATCGTGCTTGTAATTGTTGAAGGGCCTGTTCTTTCATATGTGTCAAAAAGAGCAAGAGATTCCACTATGATATTCGGGGGTAGTTTTATTCTCGGCCTGAACTTTGTGGTACTGCTATTGGGAAATACCTTCTTCACCTATGTGGCAGCAGTATTACTGGCTCTGGGTAACGGCTTGATGTGGCCTTCCATACAATCAATGCTTGCAAGACTAGCAGGAAAAGATAATCAGGGACTGGTACAGGGAGTTTCAGGCAGTGTAATGAGCTTTGCCGGTATTTTCGGTCTGATAGGTGGAGGTTTTATTTACGAACTTGTAGGAATATGGTCTTTCCTTCTGACGGCAGCCATAATTGCCTGTGTAGTAATTCTGTCCACGCGCCTGCGTTCATTTGATGCACCTGCTATTCAGGAGTAA